One part of the Ailuropoda melanoleuca isolate Jingjing chromosome 6, ASM200744v2, whole genome shotgun sequence genome encodes these proteins:
- the ANXA7 gene encoding annexin A7 isoform X2 — translation MSYPGYPPTGYPPFPGYPPAGQESSFPPPGQYPYPSGFPPVGGGAYPPAPSGYPGAGGYPAPGGYPAPGGYPGAPPAGGAPSYPGVPPGQGFGAPPGGAGFSGYPQPPSQSYGGGPAQIPLPGGFPGGQMPSQYPGGQAPYPSQPAAVTQGAQGTIRPAANFDAMRDAEILRKAMKGFGTDEQAIVDVVASRSNDQRQKIKAAFKTMYGKDLIKDLKSELSGNMEELILALFMPPTYYDAWNLRNAMKGAGTQERVLIEILCTRTNQEIREIVRCYQSEFGRDLEKDIRSDTSGHFERLLVSMCQGNRDENQNVNHQLAQEDAQRLYQAGEGRLGTDESCFNMILATRSFPQLKATVEAYSRVANRDLLSSVAREFSGHVESGLKTILQCALNRPAFFAERLYYSMKGAGTDDSTLVRIVVTRSEIDLVQIKQMFSQMYQKTLGTMIASDTSGDYRKLLLAIVGQ, via the exons ATGTCATACCCAGGCTATCCCCCAACAGGCTACCCACCTTTCCCTGGATATCCT CCTGCAGGTCAGGAGTCATCTTTTCCCCCTCCGGGTCAGTATCCTTATCCTAGCGGCTTTCCTCCAGTGGGAGGAGGTGCCTACCCACCAGCCCCAAGTGGCTACCCAGGAGCTGGAGGCTACCCTGCCCCTGGAGGTTACCCAGCCCCCGGAGGCTATCCTGGTGCTCCACCAGCAGGGGGCGCTCCATCCTATCCAGGAG ttcCTCCAGGTCAAGGGTTTGGAGCCCCACCAGGGGGAGCAGGCTTTTCTGGCTATCCACAGCCCCCCTCACAGTCTTATGGTGGTGGCCCAGCACAGATCCCACTACCTG gtGGCTTTCCTGGAGGACAGATGCCTTCTCAGTATCCTGGAGGACAAGCTCCTTATCCAAGTCAg CCTGCCGCAGTGACTCAGGGAGCTCAAGGAACAATCCGACCAGCTGCCAACTTTGATGCCATGAGAGATGCAGAAATTCTTCGGAAAGCAATGAAGGGTTTTG GGACAGACGAGCAGGCAATTGTGGACGTTGTGGCCAGCCGTTCCAATGATCAGAGGCAAAAAATTAAAGCAGCTTTTAAGACCATGTATGgcaag GATTTAATCAAAGACCTTAAATCAGAGTTAAGTGGAAATATGGAAGAACTGATCCTTGCCCTATTCATGCCACCTACATATTATGATGCCTGGAATTTACGGAATGCAATGAAG GGAGCAGGAACTCAGGAACGTGTATTGATTGAAATTTTGTGCACAAGAACAAATCAGGAAATCCGAGAAATTGTCAGATGTTATCAATCAGAATTTGGACGAGACCTTGAAAAGGATATTAGGTCAGATACATCAGGACATTTTGAACGTTTACTTGTATCCATGTGCCAG GGAAATCGTGATGAGAACCAGAATGTTAACCACCAGTTGGCTCAGGAAGATGCTCAACGTCTTTATCAAGCTGGTGAGGGGAGACTAGGGACAGATGAATCTTGCTTTAACATGATTCTTGCCACAAGAAGCTTTCCTCAGCTGAAGGCTACAGTGGAGGCTTATTCCAGG GTGGCTAATCGAGATTTGCTAAGTAGTGTTGCCCGTGAATTTTCTGGACATGTTGAAAGTGGTTTAAAGACCATCT TGCAATGTGCCCTGAACCGCCCTGCCTTCTTTGCTGAGAGGCTCTACTATTCTATGAAAGGTGCCGGCACAGATGACTCCACCCTGGTTAGGATTGTGGTCACTCGAAGTGAG
- the ANXA7 gene encoding annexin A7 isoform X1, which yields MSYPGYPPTGYPPFPGYPPAGQESSFPPPGQYPYPSGFPPVGGGAYPPAPSGYPGAGGYPAPGGYPAPGGYPGAPPAGGAPSYPGVPPGQGFGAPPGGAGFSGYPQPPSQSYGGGPAQIPLPGGFPGGQMPSQYPGGQAPYPSQISTDSFPSYPVFSPVSLDYNSEPAAVTQGAQGTIRPAANFDAMRDAEILRKAMKGFGTDEQAIVDVVASRSNDQRQKIKAAFKTMYGKDLIKDLKSELSGNMEELILALFMPPTYYDAWNLRNAMKGAGTQERVLIEILCTRTNQEIREIVRCYQSEFGRDLEKDIRSDTSGHFERLLVSMCQGNRDENQNVNHQLAQEDAQRLYQAGEGRLGTDESCFNMILATRSFPQLKATVEAYSRVANRDLLSSVAREFSGHVESGLKTILQCALNRPAFFAERLYYSMKGAGTDDSTLVRIVVTRSEIDLVQIKQMFSQMYQKTLGTMIASDTSGDYRKLLLAIVGQ from the exons ATGTCATACCCAGGCTATCCCCCAACAGGCTACCCACCTTTCCCTGGATATCCT CCTGCAGGTCAGGAGTCATCTTTTCCCCCTCCGGGTCAGTATCCTTATCCTAGCGGCTTTCCTCCAGTGGGAGGAGGTGCCTACCCACCAGCCCCAAGTGGCTACCCAGGAGCTGGAGGCTACCCTGCCCCTGGAGGTTACCCAGCCCCCGGAGGCTATCCTGGTGCTCCACCAGCAGGGGGCGCTCCATCCTATCCAGGAG ttcCTCCAGGTCAAGGGTTTGGAGCCCCACCAGGGGGAGCAGGCTTTTCTGGCTATCCACAGCCCCCCTCACAGTCTTATGGTGGTGGCCCAGCACAGATCCCACTACCTG gtGGCTTTCCTGGAGGACAGATGCCTTCTCAGTATCCTGGAGGACAAGCTCCTTATCCAAGTCAg ATCAGTACAGACTCCTTTCCTTCCTAtcctgttttctctcctgtttccttGGATTATAACAGTGAA CCTGCCGCAGTGACTCAGGGAGCTCAAGGAACAATCCGACCAGCTGCCAACTTTGATGCCATGAGAGATGCAGAAATTCTTCGGAAAGCAATGAAGGGTTTTG GGACAGACGAGCAGGCAATTGTGGACGTTGTGGCCAGCCGTTCCAATGATCAGAGGCAAAAAATTAAAGCAGCTTTTAAGACCATGTATGgcaag GATTTAATCAAAGACCTTAAATCAGAGTTAAGTGGAAATATGGAAGAACTGATCCTTGCCCTATTCATGCCACCTACATATTATGATGCCTGGAATTTACGGAATGCAATGAAG GGAGCAGGAACTCAGGAACGTGTATTGATTGAAATTTTGTGCACAAGAACAAATCAGGAAATCCGAGAAATTGTCAGATGTTATCAATCAGAATTTGGACGAGACCTTGAAAAGGATATTAGGTCAGATACATCAGGACATTTTGAACGTTTACTTGTATCCATGTGCCAG GGAAATCGTGATGAGAACCAGAATGTTAACCACCAGTTGGCTCAGGAAGATGCTCAACGTCTTTATCAAGCTGGTGAGGGGAGACTAGGGACAGATGAATCTTGCTTTAACATGATTCTTGCCACAAGAAGCTTTCCTCAGCTGAAGGCTACAGTGGAGGCTTATTCCAGG GTGGCTAATCGAGATTTGCTAAGTAGTGTTGCCCGTGAATTTTCTGGACATGTTGAAAGTGGTTTAAAGACCATCT TGCAATGTGCCCTGAACCGCCCTGCCTTCTTTGCTGAGAGGCTCTACTATTCTATGAAAGGTGCCGGCACAGATGACTCCACCCTGGTTAGGATTGTGGTCACTCGAAGTGAG
- the MSS51 gene encoding putative protein MSS51 homolog, mitochondrial → MAPRSRQRRHKKPPSLVTPMVVTPPTVVTPVPLTLSKLDPSIDALGFFSLENNVPGLSQLILQKLNMKSYEEYKLVLDGGDSASGFGFRCPQEMFQKMEDTFRFCAHCRALPSGLSDSKVLRRCKRCRNVYYCGPECQRSDWPEHRKVCQELRLVAVDRLMEWLLVTGAFVLPSGPWPCLAEVVQGWDTWFSMRCLQLDATLDVVLGSHAMTTLWANVGRPRPDPDVLQGSLKRLLTDALSRPLTLGLGLRALGIDVRKTGGSTVHVVGASHVETFLTRPGDYDELGYMFPGHLGLRVIMVGKDVSAGFTQSTSTSPLEPGTVQLSGHRGLYHDFWEEQVETGQTAHPDLVVAFHPGFHASPDLMEAWLPTLLLLRDYEIPTLITVYSHQELAASLQILEDLDTHITAYGANPFASLKPEQVYSNPNKQPVYCSAYYIMFLGSSCQLDRRQLEEKVDGGV, encoded by the exons ATGGCTCCAAGATCCCGGCAACGAAGACACAAGAAACCCCCCTCATTGGTGACTCCCATGGTTGTGACCCCACCCACAGTTGTGACCCCTGTGCCTCTGACCCTCTCAAAACTTGACCCTAGCATTGATGCACTTGGCTTCTTTTCCTTGGAGAATAATGTTCCTGGCCTATCCCAGCTAATTCTTCAAAAGCTAAACATGAAAAGCTATGAAGAATACAA GTTGGTGCTAGATGGGGGTGATTCTGCATCAGGCTTTGGATTTCGATGCCCTCAAGAAATGTTCCAGAAGATGGAGGACACATTCCGGTTCTGTGCTCACTGTAGAGCTCTTCCTAGTGGCCTTTCAGACTCCAAGGTCCTACGGCGTTGCAAGAG GTGCAGAAATGTCTATTACTGTGGTCCAGAGTGCCAGAGGTCAGACTGGCCAGAGCACAGAAAAGTTTGTCAAGAGCTGCGTCTGGTAGCTGTGGACCGTCTCATGGAATGGCTTCTAGTCACAG GTGCTTTTGTCCTGCCTTCAGGACCTTGGCCATGCCTGGCTGAAGTTGTACAGGGCTGGGATACCTGGTTTTCTATGCGGTGTTTACAGCTAGATGCTACACTGGATGTTGTGCTAGGTAGTCATGCCATGACCACCCTGTGGGCCAACGTAGGACGGCCAAGGCCAGACCCAGATGTCCTGCAGGGCTCTTTGAAGCGGCTGCTGACAGATGCCCTATCACGGCCCTTGACACTGGGCCTTGGGCTTCGGGCCTTGGGGATAGATGTTAGGAAGACTGGGGGAAGCACAGTGCATGTGGTTGGTGCTTCCCATGTGGAGACATTCCTCACTCGCCCTGGGGACTATGATGAGCTTGGCTACATGTTTCCTGGACACCTAGGCCTCCGTGTGATCATGGTGGGTAAAGACGTATCTGCTGGCTTTACACAGAGCACCTCAACATCCCCCCTGGAACCTGGCACAGTTCAGCTTAGTGGCCATAGGGGCCTCTATCATGACTTCTGGGAGGAGCAGGTAGAGACTGGACAGACAGCCCATCCAGATTTGGTGGTGGCATTCCATCCAG GTTTCCATGCTTCCCCAGACTTGATGGAGGCTTGGCTGCCCACCCTCCTGCTACTTCGTGATTATGAGATCCCTACATTGATCACTGTTTACAG CCATCAGGAGTTGGCAGCTTCTTTGCAGATTCTGGAGGACCTGGATACACACATCACTGCCTATGGAGCTAACCCTTTTGCGTCCCTCAAACCTGAACAGGTCTATTCTAACCCCAACAAGCAACCAGTATACTGCAGTGCCTACTATATCATGTTTCTTGGAAGTTCCTGCCAGCTGGATAGGAGGCAACTGGAAGAGAAAGTAGATGGTGGGGTTTAA